The following proteins are co-located in the Microvirga ossetica genome:
- a CDS encoding EAL domain-containing protein, with translation MIERQGSSYLPEWKEVDRLAALQKFDILDTEPDVEFDSIARIAAQICNAPIAYISFIDERRQWLKAKIGLDVTEVPREASVCSQAMLQPGLSIVSDLTHDPRFKDLPALDGTPMPSFYAGAPLTTSDGLPLGMLCVLDRDARPEGLKPQQAEALSALARAVMCQLELKLASRAVAESEEFSRRLLASSEDCIKVFDLQGRLRFMSQGGMRAMEVPDFSTVEGRSWSDLWSSLAGEDADKAIDAARAGGTGRFQGPCATSTGTQKWWDVVVTPIMGRNSTPQGFLCISRDITEFRHTEQSLRRNEQRLRTLVDVMPLSFTSPQVVWFTDLDGEFTYCNDVWYEYTGLRSDTSPPEEWTSIVQPSHCERSMGQWKEALEKGLSFEIEMPLRRALDGMYRWFIVRGQPLKNEQGNVEQWFGIAMDIHERKQSEQALSDSEERLQLALKAAHMIAWEFNPQTAATTRSKNSLALLGIHPGPDRTFMTGIHPEDHQKVEGFLKRIQTSGSDSIECRYVMPGGEVRWLRARGEQAAPDRIVGVTFDISEHKEAEEEIWRSANHDALTGLPNRNLFQHRLEAALAQAEQAGTSVSLLLIDLDDFKDINDTLGHDAGDALLQETARRLSAMVRKCDTVARIGGDEFAVLVVEPLKLENANRLGSLIGEMLRQPFAYQKRTLVSRVSIGIAAYPDHDGTPTELVKDADIAMYQAKSQGRNRVVTYSSEMRRVIEQRVSLGRGMREAIANDEIVPFYQPKVNLATGEIVGLEALARWRHPSEGILTPAFFGAVFEDHEIAASMGKLLTSKIAADVREWLDQDLPFGRIALNLSPAEFAQSGVVDNMLRTLDWLKVPPTFFEVEVTETVLLGRNSDSVSRALAQFRQHGIQIALDDFGTGYASLTHLKQFPVDHIKIDRSFVRDLEQDSDDEAIIAAVISLGRSLQLAITAEGVETHGQARRLRELGCDHAQGYLYAKPMAAAQVPELLSRWNSMLVKPRPERNAKLLIG, from the coding sequence ATGATCGAACGTCAAGGTTCCAGCTATCTGCCTGAATGGAAGGAGGTCGACCGCCTTGCTGCGCTCCAGAAGTTCGACATTCTCGATACGGAGCCGGACGTCGAGTTCGACAGCATCGCGAGGATAGCAGCCCAGATCTGCAACGCTCCGATCGCCTACATTTCCTTCATCGATGAGCGGCGGCAATGGCTCAAGGCGAAGATCGGACTGGACGTCACGGAGGTTCCTCGGGAGGCATCGGTTTGCAGCCAGGCGATGCTGCAGCCGGGATTGTCCATCGTCTCTGATCTCACACACGATCCGCGCTTCAAGGATCTCCCCGCCCTCGACGGCACTCCCATGCCGTCCTTTTATGCCGGAGCACCGCTGACCACTTCAGATGGCCTGCCTCTCGGCATGCTCTGCGTGCTCGATCGCGACGCTCGCCCCGAGGGATTGAAGCCGCAGCAGGCTGAGGCGCTAAGCGCCCTGGCGCGTGCCGTCATGTGTCAGCTCGAGCTGAAGCTCGCGAGCAGGGCCGTGGCGGAGAGCGAGGAGTTCTCGCGCCGGCTGCTTGCAAGCTCCGAGGATTGCATCAAGGTCTTCGACCTGCAGGGCCGGCTTCGCTTCATGAGCCAGGGCGGCATGCGCGCCATGGAAGTCCCGGACTTCAGCACGGTCGAGGGACGCAGCTGGTCCGACCTCTGGAGCAGCCTTGCCGGAGAGGATGCGGACAAGGCAATCGACGCCGCCAGGGCCGGGGGCACGGGTCGCTTCCAGGGGCCGTGCGCGACATCGACGGGAACGCAGAAATGGTGGGACGTAGTCGTCACTCCCATCATGGGCAGAAATAGCACGCCGCAGGGTTTCCTATGCATTTCCCGCGACATCACGGAGTTTCGCCACACCGAGCAGAGCCTGCGCAGAAACGAGCAGCGCCTGCGCACGCTCGTCGACGTGATGCCGCTTTCCTTCACCTCACCGCAGGTGGTCTGGTTCACCGATCTGGATGGCGAGTTCACCTACTGCAACGACGTCTGGTACGAGTATACGGGCCTGCGCTCCGACACCTCGCCGCCAGAAGAGTGGACTTCCATCGTCCAGCCTTCGCATTGTGAGCGGAGCATGGGCCAATGGAAGGAAGCCCTTGAGAAGGGCCTCTCCTTCGAAATCGAGATGCCGCTCCGCCGGGCCTTAGACGGCATGTACCGATGGTTCATCGTTCGCGGACAGCCTCTCAAGAACGAACAGGGCAATGTCGAGCAATGGTTCGGCATCGCCATGGACATCCATGAGCGCAAGCAATCGGAACAGGCGCTGAGCGACAGCGAGGAGCGGCTGCAGCTGGCCTTGAAGGCCGCTCACATGATCGCGTGGGAGTTCAATCCGCAAACGGCCGCCACGACGCGCTCGAAGAACTCGCTTGCTCTTCTGGGGATCCATCCCGGCCCGGACAGAACCTTCATGACGGGCATCCATCCGGAGGATCATCAGAAGGTCGAGGGATTTCTGAAGCGGATCCAGACGAGCGGTTCGGATTCCATCGAATGCCGCTATGTGATGCCGGGCGGCGAGGTGCGCTGGCTGCGGGCACGCGGAGAGCAGGCCGCGCCCGACCGCATCGTCGGCGTGACGTTCGACATCAGCGAACACAAGGAAGCCGAAGAGGAGATCTGGCGCTCCGCCAATCACGATGCCCTCACCGGTCTTCCGAACCGCAACCTCTTCCAGCACCGTCTTGAAGCGGCCCTCGCCCAGGCCGAACAGGCCGGCACGAGCGTGAGCCTGCTCCTGATCGACCTCGACGACTTCAAGGACATCAACGACACGCTCGGTCACGATGCGGGCGATGCCCTGCTGCAGGAAACCGCTCGCCGCCTGTCTGCCATGGTCCGCAAATGCGATACGGTGGCGCGCATCGGTGGCGACGAGTTCGCGGTTCTCGTCGTGGAACCGCTCAAGCTCGAAAATGCCAACAGGCTTGGCTCGCTGATCGGAGAGATGCTGCGTCAGCCGTTCGCGTATCAGAAGCGCACTCTCGTCAGCAGGGTAAGCATCGGCATCGCCGCCTATCCCGATCACGACGGGACGCCGACCGAACTGGTCAAGGACGCGGATATCGCGATGTACCAGGCCAAGTCGCAGGGCCGCAACCGGGTCGTCACCTACTCATCCGAGATGCGAAGGGTAATCGAGCAGCGTGTGTCCCTCGGCAGGGGAATGCGCGAGGCGATCGCCAACGACGAGATCGTTCCGTTCTATCAGCCGAAGGTGAACCTCGCGACGGGAGAGATCGTCGGTCTCGAGGCGCTCGCGCGCTGGCGGCATCCCAGCGAGGGCATCCTGACGCCCGCCTTCTTCGGTGCCGTCTTCGAGGATCACGAGATTGCAGCGTCCATGGGCAAGCTGCTGACCTCGAAGATCGCCGCCGATGTGCGCGAATGGCTCGATCAGGATCTACCCTTCGGCCGGATCGCGTTGAATCTGTCTCCGGCGGAATTCGCCCAGTCGGGCGTGGTCGACAACATGCTGCGGACGCTCGACTGGCTCAAGGTGCCACCGACCTTCTTCGAAGTGGAGGTCACCGAGACCGTGCTTCTCGGGCGCAATTCCGACAGCGTATCCCGCGCGCTGGCACAGTTCCGGCAGCACGGCATCCAGATCGCCCTCGATGATTTCGGCACCGGCTACGCCTCGCTGACCCATCTGAAGCAATTCCCCGTCGACCACATCAAGATCGACCGCAGCTTCGTGCGGGATCTCGAGCAAGATTCCGACGACGAGGCGATCATCGCTGCCGTCATCAGCCTGGGAAGAAGCCTTCAGCTCGCGATCACGGCGGAAGGGGTCGAGACGCACGGGCAGGCGCGTCGCCTGCGGGAACTGGGCTGCGATCATGCCCAGGGTTATCTCTATGCCAAGCCGATGGCGGCCGCTCAGGTGCCGGAGCTTCTCAGCCGCTGGAATTCCATGCTGGTAAAGCCCCGTCCGGAGAGGAATGCCAAGCTGCTCATCGGCTGA
- a CDS encoding response regulator transcription factor → MYIVVDDRQMVTSGYVASFKREGISSLGLYATEFSDWLETASDSDLEAIQGFVLGTFDERVQSAESIRRYSKAPIIALSDIRSLEETLELFTAKFDDVVRKPVHVREILARSEAVWRRVNANAGKKTQNEGDKLKVFFDGRDPEIDGLPLALPRRERHILEYLVRKRGHRLTKKQIFDAVYGIYSDDVEDSVVEGHISKLRKKLRQRLGYDPIDAKRYIGYSYVGAAS, encoded by the coding sequence ATGTATATCGTCGTCGATGACCGGCAGATGGTTACGTCCGGATATGTTGCGAGCTTCAAGCGTGAAGGCATATCCTCCCTTGGCTTATACGCAACCGAATTCAGCGATTGGCTGGAAACGGCCTCGGATTCCGATCTCGAAGCCATCCAGGGATTCGTCCTCGGCACCTTCGACGAGCGGGTCCAGTCGGCTGAAAGCATCCGGCGTTACTCCAAGGCGCCCATCATCGCTCTGAGCGACATCCGTTCCCTCGAGGAGACCCTCGAACTCTTCACGGCGAAGTTCGACGACGTCGTCCGCAAGCCGGTCCACGTGCGGGAAATCCTTGCCCGCTCCGAGGCCGTCTGGCGGCGCGTGAATGCCAATGCCGGCAAGAAGACGCAGAACGAAGGCGACAAGCTCAAGGTGTTCTTCGACGGGCGCGACCCCGAGATCGACGGCCTTCCGCTGGCTCTTCCGCGCCGTGAGCGGCACATCCTCGAATATCTCGTCCGCAAGCGGGGTCATCGGCTCACCAAGAAGCAGATCTTCGACGCGGTCTATGGAATCTACAGCGACGACGTCGAAGACAGCGTGGTCGAGGGCCATATCAGCAAGCTGCGCAAGAAGCTGCGCCAGCGCTTAGGCTACGACCCGATCGATGCCAAGAGGTATATCGGCTATTCCTACGTCGGCGCAGCATCCTAG
- a CDS encoding methyl-accepting chemotaxis protein: MRAIRFGNNDYFYVYDYDGVNLAHGVNPKLEGQNLMDQRDANGVRYMFEVVQAAKQGGGYVNFLFPRPGQPEPSPKLAYSVAFAPWQWVIGTGVYTDDIDAIFKDRVLEAGAWVAGLLAVMIACAWFLARGLVKPVQALTATMDSLAAGETEIDIPSVNRSDEIGAMARSVRTFKDAIIAKRLADEAAMLELEAKTRRAQILDEMTRKFEVNVSSMTHALANAASDMETTAQSMTSVADQTNDQSVNVASAAQQTTANVQTVAAATEELSISIREIASQVAESSRIAGQAVEDAKRTDETVQTLATVADKIGTVIQLINTIASQTNLLALNATIEAARAGEAGKGFAVVAMEVKDLASQTGKATDEIAAQITAIQQATQESVTAIQNVAKTIGEMSHISTMIAAAMEEQGAATGEISRNIQEAARGTELVTGSIALVRQGAGETGSAASQVLGAARELSHHSSNLSREVDAFLSGIKAA, from the coding sequence ATGCGGGCGATCCGGTTCGGCAACAACGATTACTTCTATGTCTACGACTACGACGGCGTGAACCTTGCCCACGGCGTGAACCCGAAGCTGGAAGGTCAGAACCTGATGGACCAGCGGGATGCCAACGGCGTGCGCTACATGTTCGAGGTCGTGCAGGCGGCAAAGCAGGGCGGCGGCTATGTCAACTTCCTCTTCCCACGCCCCGGACAGCCCGAGCCGTCTCCGAAGCTGGCCTACTCGGTTGCGTTCGCGCCCTGGCAATGGGTGATCGGCACCGGCGTCTACACCGACGACATCGATGCGATCTTCAAGGACCGTGTGCTCGAGGCCGGCGCCTGGGTGGCGGGCCTGCTGGCCGTGATGATTGCCTGCGCCTGGTTCCTCGCCCGAGGCCTCGTCAAGCCGGTCCAGGCCCTGACTGCGACCATGGATTCGCTCGCCGCCGGCGAGACCGAGATCGACATTCCCTCCGTGAACCGGTCCGATGAGATTGGGGCGATGGCCCGCTCCGTTCGGACCTTCAAGGATGCCATCATCGCCAAGAGGCTCGCAGATGAAGCCGCCATGCTTGAGCTGGAAGCGAAGACGCGCCGGGCGCAGATTCTCGACGAGATGACCAGAAAATTCGAGGTGAATGTCAGCTCCATGACCCATGCCCTCGCCAATGCGGCGTCCGACATGGAGACGACGGCGCAGTCCATGACCTCCGTTGCCGATCAGACCAATGACCAATCGGTCAATGTCGCCTCGGCCGCGCAGCAGACCACCGCCAATGTCCAGACCGTCGCCGCGGCGACGGAAGAGCTCTCGATCTCGATCCGCGAAATCGCCAGCCAGGTGGCCGAGTCGTCCCGCATCGCGGGTCAGGCTGTGGAGGACGCGAAGCGGACGGATGAGACCGTGCAGACGCTTGCGACCGTGGCCGACAAGATCGGCACCGTCATTCAGCTGATCAACACCATTGCGAGCCAGACCAACCTGCTTGCTCTCAACGCGACGATCGAGGCGGCCCGTGCCGGCGAGGCCGGTAAGGGCTTCGCGGTGGTGGCCATGGAGGTGAAGGATCTCGCCAGCCAGACCGGCAAGGCGACGGACGAGATCGCGGCCCAGATCACGGCGATTCAGCAGGCCACGCAGGAATCGGTGACTGCGATCCAGAACGTGGCCAAGACCATCGGGGAGATGTCGCATATCTCCACCATGATTGCCGCGGCGATGGAGGAGCAGGGCGCTGCGACCGGCGAGATCTCGCGCAACATCCAGGAGGCGGCGCGCGGAACCGAGCTGGTGACGGGAAGCATCGCTCTCGTGCGTCAGGGCGCCGGCGAGACCGGATCGGCCGCATCGCAGGTCCTGGGAGCCGCACGCGAGCTCTCTCACCACTCCTCGAATCTCAGCCGAGAAGTGGATGCGTTTCTTTCGGGCATCAAGGCGGCTTGA
- a CDS encoding hybrid sensor histidine kinase/response regulator has product MDDLLLEFLTETNEHLETVDVEMVRFEQDPNNEAILSNIFRLVHTIKGTCGFLGLPRLEALAHAAETLMGKFRDGMAVTTPAVSLILTTLDRIKEILGELERQGAEPEGSDSDLIEMLEKMAAAETPQPVTPPQPAKPQNAGTMVYQVLERELKPGEVSLDELERAFQEAPGPTTAPTSGTLTYQVLERPLKPGEVSLDELERAFREALGPAPLVIEKPTASAPKADAVATTPVPAAKKNAETSDAGEGGEAIAGKVQTIRVNVDTLEHLMTMVSELVLTRNQLLEIARRSSEDHGYKVPLQRLSQVTAELQDGVMKTRMQPIGNAWQKLPRVVRDLSNELSKKIELVMQGADTELDRQVLEVIKDPLTHMVRNSADHGIENPADRKAAGKQEKGTIRLNAYHEGGSITIEIADDGKGLNFAAIRKKAAERGIATDSEVERMSDAQVAKFIFHPGFSTAAKVTSVSGRGVGMDVVKTNIELIGGTVDIRSEQGRGTTFTIKIPLTLAIVAALIVSSKDQRFAIPQVAVSELVRVSPSSEHSIERINGTPILRLRDRLLPIVPLSKVMGLSGNEDANHGFVVVTQVAHQRFGILVDGVFHTEEIVVKPMSSKLRHIQLFSGNTILGDGAVVLIIDPNGLARMVGSEADSNEFQSDAGMEQTVAAADDMTSLLVFRGGGESLKAVPLSLVTRLEEIEASTIEWSSGRPVVQYRGRLMPLVSCDEDLAIKRQGIQSLLVFSDGDVSMGLAVAEIVDIVEDKLDVELLAERSDLVGSAVVRGRTTEIVNVAHYLPMVLETWARKDRRASQEKSLLLVDSSTFFRDMLVPVLKASGYKVQTAATAQEAVRLLSGGLHADIVVTDLELSGHSGFALVASLRADPQHANTPVIGMTVKPDPQQIALARKLRISEIVSKIDRRGLLSALAELNASFEEAA; this is encoded by the coding sequence ATGGACGACCTCCTTCTAGAGTTTCTTACCGAGACCAACGAGCATCTCGAGACGGTCGACGTGGAGATGGTCCGCTTCGAGCAAGACCCGAACAACGAAGCAATTCTCAGCAACATTTTTCGATTAGTTCATACGATCAAAGGCACTTGCGGCTTCCTCGGCCTGCCGCGTCTCGAAGCGCTTGCGCATGCGGCCGAGACGCTCATGGGCAAATTCCGGGACGGGATGGCGGTGACGACTCCCGCCGTGTCGCTGATCCTCACCACCCTCGACCGGATCAAGGAGATCCTGGGAGAGTTGGAGCGCCAGGGCGCGGAGCCGGAAGGCTCCGATTCCGATCTGATCGAGATGCTCGAGAAGATGGCGGCTGCGGAGACACCACAGCCCGTGACACCCCCGCAGCCTGCCAAGCCGCAGAATGCCGGAACGATGGTCTATCAGGTGCTGGAGCGCGAGCTGAAGCCCGGCGAGGTCTCTCTCGACGAACTCGAGCGGGCCTTCCAGGAGGCTCCCGGTCCGACGACGGCGCCGACAAGCGGCACGCTGACCTATCAGGTGCTCGAACGGCCCCTGAAGCCCGGCGAAGTGTCGCTGGACGAACTCGAGCGGGCTTTCCGCGAGGCGCTAGGCCCGGCGCCTCTCGTCATCGAGAAGCCCACCGCCAGCGCTCCGAAAGCCGATGCTGTTGCGACGACCCCGGTGCCGGCGGCCAAGAAGAATGCCGAGACATCCGACGCGGGCGAGGGCGGCGAGGCGATTGCCGGCAAGGTCCAGACCATCCGCGTCAACGTGGATACGCTCGAGCACCTGATGACGATGGTGTCCGAGCTCGTGCTCACGCGCAATCAGCTGCTCGAAATCGCGCGCAGAAGCTCGGAGGATCACGGCTACAAGGTACCGCTGCAGCGCCTGTCGCAGGTGACTGCCGAATTGCAGGACGGCGTCATGAAGACCCGCATGCAGCCCATCGGGAATGCATGGCAGAAGCTGCCGCGGGTGGTCCGTGACCTGTCGAACGAGCTTTCGAAGAAGATCGAGCTCGTCATGCAGGGAGCGGATACCGAGCTCGACCGGCAGGTGCTGGAGGTCATCAAGGACCCGCTCACCCATATGGTCCGCAACTCGGCCGACCACGGCATCGAGAATCCCGCCGACCGCAAGGCCGCGGGCAAACAGGAAAAGGGGACGATCCGCCTCAACGCCTATCACGAAGGCGGCTCGATCACCATCGAGATCGCTGACGACGGCAAGGGCCTAAACTTCGCGGCCATCCGCAAGAAGGCTGCCGAGAGAGGCATTGCGACGGATTCGGAAGTGGAGCGGATGAGCGACGCCCAGGTGGCGAAGTTCATCTTCCATCCCGGTTTCTCGACCGCTGCCAAGGTCACCTCGGTATCCGGCCGCGGAGTCGGCATGGATGTCGTCAAGACGAATATCGAGCTGATCGGCGGAACGGTCGACATCCGCTCCGAGCAGGGTCGCGGGACGACATTCACCATCAAGATCCCGCTGACGCTCGCCATCGTGGCTGCGCTCATCGTGTCGTCCAAGGATCAGCGCTTCGCCATTCCGCAAGTTGCGGTCTCCGAACTCGTCAGGGTCTCGCCATCCTCGGAGCATTCCATCGAGCGCATCAACGGCACGCCGATTCTGCGTCTGCGCGATCGTTTGCTGCCGATCGTGCCGCTGTCGAAGGTCATGGGACTGTCCGGCAACGAGGATGCCAATCACGGCTTCGTCGTCGTGACCCAGGTCGCCCATCAGCGCTTTGGCATTCTCGTCGACGGGGTCTTCCACACGGAGGAAATCGTCGTGAAGCCGATGTCCTCCAAGTTGCGGCATATCCAGCTCTTCTCTGGCAACACCATCCTCGGCGACGGCGCGGTCGTTCTGATCATCGATCCGAACGGTCTGGCGCGCATGGTCGGGTCGGAAGCCGACAGCAACGAGTTCCAGAGCGATGCCGGCATGGAGCAGACGGTCGCAGCGGCCGACGACATGACGAGCCTGCTCGTCTTCCGTGGTGGCGGTGAGAGCCTGAAGGCGGTGCCGTTGTCGCTCGTAACGCGCCTCGAGGAGATCGAAGCCTCGACCATCGAATGGTCGAGCGGACGCCCGGTCGTCCAGTATCGTGGACGCCTGATGCCACTGGTCTCGTGCGATGAAGACTTGGCGATCAAGCGGCAGGGCATTCAGTCGCTGCTGGTCTTCTCCGACGGCGACGTGTCCATGGGGCTGGCGGTCGCGGAGATCGTCGACATCGTCGAGGACAAGCTCGATGTCGAGCTTCTTGCCGAGCGCTCCGATCTCGTCGGCTCGGCGGTGGTGCGCGGGCGCACCACCGAGATCGTCAACGTGGCGCATTACCTGCCGATGGTGCTCGAAACCTGGGCGCGCAAGGATCGCCGAGCCAGCCAGGAGAAGTCCCTGCTTCTCGTGGACAGCTCCACCTTCTTCCGCGACATGCTCGTGCCCGTGCTCAAGGCCTCCGGCTACAAGGTTCAGACGGCTGCGACTGCGCAGGAGGCCGTTCGTCTCCTGTCGGGCGGCCTGCATGCCGACATCGTCGTGACGGATCTCGAACTTTCGGGCCATTCCGGCTTCGCGCTGGTGGCTTCGCTGCGCGCCGATCCGCAACACGCCAACACGCCTGTGATCGGAATGACCGTCAAGCCGGACCCGCAGCAGATCGCCCTGGCGAGGAAGCTGAGGATCTCCGAAATCGTGTCGAAGATCGACCGGCGGGGCCTGCTCTCCGCCCTGGCCGAACTCAATGCGTCGTTTGAAGAGGCTGCTTAA
- a CDS encoding chemotaxis protein CheW, translating to MKSIESIAPGGAKATSRQMEFVTVTVAGQLLGLPISRVHDVFVVSEMTTVPLAPGEIAGLLNLRGRVVTAVSLRRRLGLGDSGSTERRMAVGLENHGEAYGLLVDDVGEVLKLDPDEMQPNPVHMDRIWVGLSQGVHQLRDKLLIVLDVDAVLAFETEREAA from the coding sequence ATGAAGTCAATCGAGTCGATCGCTCCCGGAGGGGCGAAGGCAACCTCCAGGCAGATGGAGTTCGTCACGGTCACGGTGGCGGGGCAGCTTCTCGGTCTTCCGATCAGCCGCGTGCACGATGTTTTCGTCGTCAGCGAGATGACCACCGTGCCTCTGGCGCCCGGGGAAATCGCGGGCCTGCTCAACCTGCGCGGACGGGTCGTCACGGCCGTCTCCCTTCGCCGACGCCTCGGCCTCGGCGATTCGGGCAGCACGGAGCGTCGGATGGCCGTCGGTCTCGAAAACCACGGAGAGGCTTATGGCCTGCTCGTGGACGACGTCGGCGAGGTGCTCAAGCTCGATCCGGATGAGATGCAGCCCAATCCGGTCCATATGGATCGCATCTGGGTCGGGCTGTCGCAGGGCGTGCACCAGCTTCGCGACAAGCTGCTGATCGTGCTTGATGTCGACGCCGTCCTCGCCTTCGAAACCGAGCGGGAAGCCGCATAA
- a CDS encoding response regulator: MSLDLSTPVLVVDDYQTMVRILRNLLKQIGFNDVDDASDGQAALEKLRARKYGLVISDWNMAPMTGYELLQQVRADGDLSSLPFIMVTAEAKTENVVAAKKAGVNNYIVKPFNAETLRTKISAVFGV, from the coding sequence GTGAGTTTAGATTTGTCCACCCCCGTTCTCGTCGTCGACGATTATCAGACGATGGTCCGCATCCTGCGCAATCTTCTCAAGCAGATCGGCTTCAACGATGTCGACGATGCATCGGACGGGCAGGCTGCTCTGGAGAAGCTGCGCGCCAGAAAGTACGGCCTGGTGATCTCGGACTGGAACATGGCGCCCATGACAGGCTACGAACTGCTCCAGCAGGTGCGCGCCGATGGGGATCTGAGTTCGCTGCCCTTCATCATGGTGACTGCGGAGGCAAAGACCGAGAACGTCGTGGCGGCCAAGAAGGCTGGCGTCAACAATTACATCGTCAAGCCTTTCAATGCGGAAACGCTGCGAACCAAGATCAGTGCCGTCTTCGGTGTATGA
- a CDS encoding protein phosphatase CheZ, with protein MKPHKSYRIEASLGVVPSDEGTLERHSEVMNMLGLIKESIVPAREISASLLEEHRRDMQEALRLKSELDSIYEAIARTKREIATLRYAGAQGQEINRVTDELGAIVLGTETATNSILASAERIDELSSNLSSRLTGGDQEIAREILDQVISIFEACNFQDITGQRIGKVVGAMRFVEERVHHMIEIWGGLESFKDVETLYDARRKGDEALLNGPALASDKGVTSQDDIDALFD; from the coding sequence ATGAAGCCACATAAGAGCTATCGTATCGAGGCGAGCCTCGGTGTCGTCCCGAGCGACGAGGGGACATTGGAGCGGCATTCCGAGGTCATGAACATGCTCGGATTGATCAAGGAATCGATCGTCCCGGCCCGTGAGATCTCGGCCTCCCTGCTCGAAGAGCACCGACGGGACATGCAGGAGGCGCTGCGTCTCAAGTCGGAGCTCGACTCGATCTACGAGGCGATCGCACGCACGAAGCGGGAGATCGCGACCCTGCGCTATGCCGGTGCTCAGGGGCAGGAGATCAATCGCGTCACGGACGAGCTCGGTGCCATCGTGCTCGGGACGGAAACCGCGACCAACTCGATCCTGGCGTCCGCCGAGAGGATCGACGAGCTTTCCAGCAACCTGTCGTCCCGCCTCACCGGCGGGGACCAGGAGATCGCCCGCGAGATTCTCGATCAGGTCATCAGCATTTTCGAGGCCTGCAACTTCCAGGACATTACCGGGCAGCGCATCGGCAAGGTCGTCGGCGCGATGCGGTTCGTGGAGGAGCGCGTCCACCACATGATCGAGATCTGGGGCGGGCTCGAGAGCTTCAAGGATGTCGAGACCCTGTACGATGCAAGGCGCAAGGGGGACGAGGCGCTGCTGAACGGCCCCGCTCTGGCGAGCGACAAGGGCGTCACGTCCCAGGATGACATCGACGCCCTGTTCGATTAG